In Bacillus sp. FJAT-45037, the following are encoded in one genomic region:
- a CDS encoding sensor domain-containing protein, which translates to MNSNQMKIDDNPTSLWNDKCSTQDFYTIIQNINEALYITSLNEDLTIKRFEEVNKAALDQLGYSRKEFLNLSPLEIVDLNLLTCLTEELNQLLNGKLVTTEFTHITQTGTRVPVKISSRIITLSKNKKYILSTVQDITSRKESELLLEKTLKQFESLFKYNPDIIFSLNPEGKFININPAGEKVLNYSINNLANMSYVSLITPRNLGLTQKYFQQVLYGNTVSFETTILNKDGQKIEVYITAVPIMLQDQIIGVIGIARDITMQNYTKKCLKESEQKYRALFEHNIDAVLTFDLKGNFLNVNSATEKLMGYRADDLAGNSFLPFIVPEERERTLAHFHTAIQGQPHQYETSIFNKQGERIYLHITLIPIYIENKITGIHCIGKDISEKKEMEKKVSHMAYHDLLTGLPNQHWFQNRSIQAFNKAQTNDGTVSILFLDLDRFKSINDYLGHDMGDLLLQKVSTRLTECVGNKGTIFRYGGDEFIILLENISEEQTLLLTQSIVDNIPIPYDLEGFEAVITVSVGVSLYPTHGDDIKTLIKKADQAMYHAKQQGRNNFQLYSNQIQCITNGSLKIETLLHKAVERQEFTLKYQPQFHSKNNTLYGVEALIRWNNKELGTIPPEDFITIAEETGLIVPIGEWVLRSACKQNKEWQRLGLPPLVVSVNLSMLQFYQTDFIKNVASILKETELDPQYLELEITESISMHAETAASILSELKKIGVKIAIDDFGTGYSSLNSLRRFPIDHIKIDQSFVKDLNIDDGDRDIITTIITLGHNLNLKVIAVGIETKEQINFLKKYQCDLLQGYYFSKPIDPEKIPEIINSY; encoded by the coding sequence ATGAACTCAAATCAAATGAAGATTGATGATAATCCTACTTCATTATGGAATGATAAATGCTCAACACAGGACTTTTATACAATTATTCAAAACATCAATGAGGCTCTTTATATTACTTCTTTAAATGAAGATTTAACAATAAAACGCTTTGAAGAAGTAAATAAAGCAGCACTCGACCAATTAGGATATAGTAGAAAGGAATTTTTAAATCTCTCACCTTTAGAAATTGTAGATTTGAATTTATTAACTTGTCTTACGGAAGAACTCAACCAACTTCTAAATGGCAAACTAGTAACAACTGAGTTCACTCATATCACCCAAACGGGAACGAGGGTGCCTGTTAAGATTAGTAGTCGTATTATCACTTTGTCTAAGAATAAAAAGTATATTCTATCAACAGTTCAAGATATTACTTCGAGAAAAGAATCAGAGCTCCTGTTAGAGAAAACGCTTAAACAATTCGAATCTCTTTTTAAATACAATCCAGATATAATCTTTTCACTTAATCCAGAAGGGAAATTTATTAATATAAACCCAGCTGGCGAAAAGGTTTTAAATTATTCAATAAATAACTTAGCTAATATGTCTTACGTATCGCTGATTACGCCAAGAAATTTGGGCTTAACTCAGAAGTACTTTCAACAAGTATTATATGGTAATACCGTTTCATTTGAAACCACCATTCTTAACAAAGATGGACAAAAGATTGAAGTATACATTACAGCTGTTCCTATTATGTTGCAGGACCAAATTATTGGTGTTATAGGAATTGCAAGAGATATCACTATGCAAAATTACACTAAAAAGTGTTTGAAAGAAAGTGAACAAAAGTATAGAGCTCTTTTTGAACATAACATAGATGCTGTTTTAACTTTTGATTTAAAAGGGAACTTTCTAAATGTCAACTCCGCAACTGAAAAACTAATGGGCTATCGTGCAGATGACCTTGCAGGGAATTCCTTTTTACCTTTTATCGTGCCCGAAGAAAGAGAAAGAACCTTGGCACATTTTCACACAGCTATACAAGGGCAGCCTCATCAATATGAAACATCCATATTCAACAAACAAGGGGAACGAATATATCTTCATATCACACTAATTCCAATTTATATTGAAAATAAAATCACTGGAATCCATTGTATTGGCAAAGATATCTCAGAAAAAAAGGAAATGGAAAAAAAAGTTAGTCACATGGCTTATCATGACCTTCTTACAGGCTTACCTAATCAACATTGGTTCCAAAATCGTTCGATTCAAGCTTTCAATAAGGCACAAACAAATGACGGTACTGTCTCTATTTTATTCCTAGATCTGGACCGTTTCAAATCTATCAATGATTATTTAGGTCACGATATGGGGGATCTTCTTCTGCAAAAAGTCTCAACCCGCTTGACAGAGTGTGTTGGAAATAAGGGTACTATTTTTCGTTATGGTGGGGATGAATTCATTATTTTACTAGAAAATATAAGTGAAGAACAAACTTTACTTCTTACCCAGTCAATTGTTGATAATATACCTATACCTTATGACTTAGAAGGGTTTGAAGCCGTTATTACCGTAAGTGTTGGAGTTAGTCTTTATCCGACCCATGGTGATGATATCAAAACTCTAATTAAAAAAGCTGACCAAGCGATGTACCATGCTAAGCAGCAGGGAAGAAACAATTTTCAATTATATAGTAATCAAATTCAATGCATAACAAATGGTAGTTTAAAAATTGAAACTCTACTTCACAAAGCAGTAGAACGTCAAGAATTCACCCTAAAATATCAACCCCAATTTCATTCAAAAAATAATACCTTATATGGAGTTGAAGCGTTGATTCGTTGGAATAACAAAGAATTAGGAACAATACCACCTGAGGATTTTATCACTATTGCAGAGGAAACAGGATTAATTGTTCCCATTGGGGAGTGGGTCTTAAGAAGTGCTTGTAAACAGAACAAGGAATGGCAAAGATTAGGGCTACCACCTTTAGTTGTATCGGTTAATTTATCTATGCTTCAATTTTATCAAACAGATTTCATTAAAAATGTTGCTTCGATTTTAAAAGAGACAGAACTCGATCCACAATATCTTGAATTAGAAATTACAGAATCCATATCCATGCATGCTGAGACTGCTGCAAGTATCCTTAGTGAATTAAAGAAAATTGGAGTTAAAATTGCAATTGATGATTTCGGTACTGGGTATAGTTCTTTAAATTCCCTTAGACGCTTTCCAATTGACCATATAAAAATTGATCAATCTTTTGTAAAGGATCTCAACATTGATGATGGTGATCGAGACATTATAACAACCATTATTACATTAGGGCATAATCTAAATCTTAAAGTTATTGCTGTGGGAATCGAAACCAAGGAACAGATTAACTTCTTAAAAAAATACCAGTGTGATCTCCTTCAAGGATATTATTTTAGCAAACCGATTGATCCTGAAAAAATACCAGAAATTATCAATTCCTATTAA